The proteins below come from a single Tachypleus tridentatus isolate NWPU-2018 chromosome 13, ASM421037v1, whole genome shotgun sequence genomic window:
- the LOC143236538 gene encoding epithelial sodium channel subunit beta-like produces the protein MVLWSNVGLNLERDEYLDEITSTVGARVVVHDSRIVPQPENEGIDISPGLQTSVMVSKVTFERLPPPYKDGCRNYHKDESHGPATRHLVLKNLMLLC, from the exons ATGGTTCTgtg GTCTAACGTTGGGTTGAACTTAGAACGAGATGAATATCTTGATGAAATAACATCTACAGTTGGTGCTCGTGTTGTCGTCCATGATTCTCGTATTGTTCCACAGCCTGAGAACGAGGGTATCGACATTAGTCCTGGATTGCAAACGTCAGTAATGGTTTCCAAG GTAACTTTCGAACGTCTGCCTCCTCCTTATAAAGACGGGTGTCGTAACTACCATAAGGATGAGTCGCACGGACCGGCCACTCGACATTTGGTATTGAAAAATTTGATGCTTTTGTGTTGA